The following DNA comes from Erythrolamprus reginae isolate rEryReg1 chromosome 8, rEryReg1.hap1, whole genome shotgun sequence.
atatatatatgtcacatgttttttttgctgaatttgaaaattaagggagactaggatatatatgtgtatatgtgtgtgtgtttgtgtgtgtgcataactgtgtgtgtgtgtgtgtataacatgcTTTTGCTGAttatgaaaaggaagagagactagtATACATCTAcagtatttcaagctattttgctcatTCTCTCATtcgacaaaacacacacacagacaagaTAGTGAATGTCCCTAACACCAGAGTCTCTTGGCAGTGAGACGGATGGCATATAATCAAATAAGATGCTCCTGACTTCTGTTTTCTCCATAGAAATGATCCCTGTGTGATGGATATACCTATAACACCCTGGTTAGGGAAGCAGGTATATGGATGCTAGTTCATCTGGCAAAAGCCCGGTCCCCActgattttgtatttatttatttgctattgTTCACCACTCTGGAGTCTCTATATTGAGATGGGCAGCTAATTTGTTTAGTGAAACCTTTCTGTACTATAGGGTCTTTTTTCCTTTGTGTCTAGTTGGAGGGGTTGGTGCTTTGGGTCTGGAAATTGTTACCTTGGTCCTACAGTTTGGAACtcgctgctaaaaaaaaaaagactgggtACCAATAGGTGAGGCTCTTCCAAAGGGAGAAGCGATGGTGAACAAAGGGGGGGAAGGCAgcaatagatgataggtagaattTTGTTTATAAACTTCTCATGGGTTTGAGCTTCACATGGAGAGGGAGGCAGAGGCGGTTGTAAGATGGACTGTCACAACATTGAAAGTTTTAAGAAGGCAAAGGCATCTTAAAGGAGGAagagtctctttttaaaataaattttattgatttttataatatgaacaaatacacacaacacaaacagTGCCAAGGAGGAAGAGTCTCAACATTTATACATGGAAAAATCTGACATGGGAACTTTTGAGACACCCTTCTAAGTCAAAACCCTTGTTACGCTCTCACATCCCAGGAGTAGCTACTCGTTGTTGTCAGAGACTTTCACATAGCTTCCCTTTCTAGGCACCCGTTGGTTTTCTCCATCCCTCCTACCCATTTCACCCGCTAAGGTTTATCTGACACTGTCCATCAGTCTCGACTAATTAAATCCTTGATGTGGAAGTAaagtccaagcacttatttaTAGACAGCTGTAGAGAAACAGAGGTAGTGATGAGGTACATAAAGAAAacttaccaccacaattgagcccaaaatgtatgcgGCTAAGTCTGATGTGTGTTAAGTGGAGTTGTGGCTATTCTGTGGTTCTTAACCCTTTCTAAGGCCGCGGCCCCattatacagttcctcatgttgtggtgagccccagccataagtctagcgccaattctcccaacagaactttaagctgattggcaggaaggtcagggggacgcccccactgtaaacgcccgattggtcggattgtaaaaataggttccaaggcgccagaatagacgcttcagttcctaacaccagggggaaattgtcttttcccagggtcttaggtgacccctgtgaaatggtcattcggccccccaaaagggtcctgacccccaggttgagaaccactattttAACGGAATTATTGGTACCCTTTCTTCCCcggtcagaagatcacaaaaggtgggGTGGGAAATCACATGAACCTGGATTTTGCGACTGTCATGAGTCCTTTGCCAagcgtctggattttgatcaagGGAACGCTGCaactggtcgtaagtgtgaaaaacagtcatgtcttccccccccctcccctgctgtTGTTAACCTTCAAACAGTCATTCTTTGTTGATGTTTTTATGTAAGAAGGATTCAATGTACTTTTTTTCAGTTTACCAATATTATTGAGCTGAAAAAATATATTGAATCTTTTCTCGTGTAAAAACATCAACACAGATCATGGATACTCACAGAGAAGCAATCGGGTttaatggtatagggtctccctTTTCATGTCTTAGCAATTTTAgataagattagaattgcccccaccctccttgcctttttgtaagctgcttaaaacccacctctgccgtcaggcatgggggaattgagaccctcttccccctaggcctttaaaattctatgcatggtatgtatgtatgtttggttttttgtattaatgggtttttaattgtttctaacatcagactactattgtacattgctttattgttgctgttagccgccccgagtctccggagaggggcggcatacaaatccaataaataaataaataaattttgcaagcGCAAACATAAAGTCACCAACTGGCCTAATCCATAGCTAACTTGTACCTACAATAGCTTAACCCGGGCTCGCTCCAGATAATCCACCATCTTTCTCCTTTGTCATGTAAAGGCGGTTCTTTCTTCACAGCAGTGGCTCACAAATACCATTTTAAGGTTCGGTTTATGGCATCTGCCTGTACTGACGTGTGTGTGCACAGCATACGTCTCTGTTTTATAGGCCTCTCTTCAGAAATGGTATTTACAGACTTGTAAAAAATATGTGGATGTTTGAACCGAAAGCAAGGTACATACGTTCAAGGTTGCTTTATCTACTGCGAACATTGATTTGCTCTGCAAAACCAAAATGCAGTGTTATGAAACCCttcatagagacatagaagattgacggcagaaaaagacctcctggtccgtctagtctgcccttatactatttcctgtgttttctcttaggatggatctatgtttatcccagacatgtttacattcagtgactgtggatttaccagcaacgtctgctggaagtttgttccaagcatctacgactctttccgtaaaataatattttctcaggttgcttctgatctttcttccaactaacctcagattgttccccttTGTctttgtgttcacattcctattaaaaacacttccctcctggaccttatttaacccttgaacatatttaaatgttttgatcatgtcccccctttcccttctgtcctccagactataagattgagttcattaaagtctttcctgataaatttcatGCTTGAGACCTTCAGTCATTTTTGCATGGTTCTTTTAAAAGTGAGGTAGTCAGAATAAAAATGAGAtcatttttagtttttaatctCATGATTCAGATAGATAAGACTGCACCTAAATTGGAAGACGAGAGAACAAATTAAATTCCAGCCCAATTAGCAAGTTTGCTATCACTGGGTGTGAGCCAAGTCATATCTCCAATGGTTTGGCAGAAAAAAAAacgccatccccccccccccccctgattaattttattattttatttatgtatttttaaagGGATGGCTTTTGTGTGAAAGGATACACCTTTGTTAGTCTCCTGGAACAAACAGTTTGGGCAAAACTGCAGCGAAACTTTTTGACATGATTAGTTGTTCTGCCTAGTAAGATGGTTCAAGTCGTTGAGAAATTCTGTTTTGGAGccatgagaaggaaggaaattgcAAGATTATTTGCCTCTTAATGTTGCATGACCGGCTAGTGTACATCAACAATACTTGGGGTCAGCTGCCCATGCAGACTTCTTTCAGGCAAGGTGCTTTCCTTCCATGTTGGAAGTGGTTGCTGGATTGATGGCAGATTCCACTCACTCCTTGTTCTCtgctctctatctctccatctttctttttttggtcATCAGTTCTCGTTGTGCTGTTTTCCATTGTTTATTGTTCTGTTATTTTCTGTTCTGAGTGgcaaggtggcatacaaataaagaCGCTCGCCTCACAGTCAAgaagttgagagttcaatcctagcaGCGACAGATGCTTCCCTATCAGGGCGCAAAGAATAGATACCTGCTGCGAAATCTGCATAggcgtcaggaagggcatccagccagtaaacactcGACCCCAGCCTGATTTTGGAGATTGCAAGGTTGGAAAAAAGGGGCAGGGGGAACCCTTCTGTTTATACTCTTTTCAGTTCTTCATTTTTACTCTTGTAAACCACCTACAATAGCTCCACGGCAAGTTAAGCAGCAAATAAATGTAacaacgagtctatggagaggggcggcatacaaatctaataaattgaattgaattgaatagaatatttgttatactttatatagtatattaaaattggttttaaaataagggttttttagttgttgtagtattggatttacatgctgtttttattgttgttgttagccgccccgaatctacggagaggggcggcatacaaatccaataaataaattaattaattaatgaactcaatctgtatagtctggaggacagaagggaaaggggggacatgaccgaaacatttaaatatgttaaagggttaaatacgtttcaggagggaagtgtttttaataggaaagtgagcacaagaacaagggggcacaatcggaggttagttaggggaaagatcagaagcaacgtgagaaaatattatttgactgaaagagtggtagatgcttggaacaaacttccagcagacgtggttggtaaatccacagtaactgaatttaaacatgcttgagataaacatagatccatcctaagataaaatccaggaaatagtataagggcagactagatggacatatgaggtctttttctgctgtcaatcatttatgtttttatatatattatatagatgatgatgatgataatgatgataatgattattaattagatttgcatgctacCCTTCtccgctgccctgagtcctcgaagagggacGGAATATAAATCCAAGAAATAATGAAACGAAATATATTTTTTGCATTCTTAGTACGGCCAGCACGACTTCTGATGGGTTTATTAATTCCCAGTATTTGAAGAAGAGACTCGGTGTGCTAATTTGAAGATGTGTGAATAGTTCTGGGTCATGCCAGTTAACTCCTGCCGATGTTCTAGGAGATTTGCGGTATCAAAACTGCAGCCCCCTCCTCCAATCAAACCACTCCGTGTTAGGGGAATTAATTCCCTCCTACTTCACGCACCTCCAAACGTGCCATCTCTCATGAATCTTTTGAATCCCCGGGTAAAACTTGGCACCTCTCGGTATTTTTATTCTCATCAACTTGCAGATCATATGCGGTGCCAAAGTTAAAAATCTCATCCCTGGCCCCAAACGGCTGGtgggggttttcttttctttttcttatcttttcccCACCCCGTGCCGTGCATTTTGAATTGTGATTTTCACGAACGCTCCTTTTGTCTCCTTTTTGCAGGTTACACCTTGGGCCAGGAGACATGGACAGCAGCAGCTTCATCCAGTTCGACGTCCCTGAGTACAGCAGCAGCGTCCTGAGCCAGCTGAACGAACTCCGCCTGCAGGGCAAGCTTTGCGACCTCGTCGTGCACATCCAGGGCCAGCCGTTCCGAGCTCACAAAGCCGTCTTAGCCGCCAGCTCTCCCTACTTCCGCGACCATTCGGCGTTGAACACCATGAGTGGCTTGTCAATCTCCGTCATTAAAAACCCCAACGTCTTCGAGCAGTTGCTTTCTTTTTGCTACACTGGAAGGATGTCTCTGCAGCTGAAGGACGTGGTCAGCTTCCTCACCGCAGCCAGCTTTCTCCAGATGCAGTGCGTCATCGACAAGTGCACTCAGATCCTGGAAAGCATCCATTCGAAAATCAGCGTCGGGGAAGTCGACGCGGTGACGATCGGCAGCGAAGATCCCCTGGAGAACCACAACGGCATGAAGGAGAGCGGCTACTTTGCCAACCCCATTGAGATTTCCCCTCCTCCCTACTGCGCTCAGGGCCGCCCGTCGGCTTCAGGGAACGACCTCCGGATGGAAACGACGCCGTCCAATGCTCTCCGCGGCCGTCTGCAAGAAGAAGGCCACTCAGACCGGGGTAGCAGCGGGAGCGTTTCCGAATACGAGATTCAAGTTGAAGGTGACCACGAGCAAGCGGAGCTGATCATTAGAGAGAGCCAGGCGGCCGAGATGAAAGTCAAAATGGAAAAATCCGACCGGCCCAGCTGCTCGGATAGCTCTTCGCTTGGAGACGATGGATACCACACGGAAATGGTGGACGGAGAACAAGTGGTGGCCGTTAACGTCGGATCCTTCGGCTCCGTCTTGCAAAACGCTTTCACGTATTCCCAGGGAGCCTCGCAGTCCGCGAACGCCTCCGAATCCTTCGGCAGCCTGAGGAGCTCGGGGAATTCGAGATCGATGCTCGGCTCCTACCGAGGCCGCGGGCGTCAAAAGCGGGTCTCCGCCAGCCACGTGCACAGCGACGTTTCCAGCCTGGCGTCGGGAGCCGATGGCGAACCTTCCGCCCGTCAGCTGGGCTACGAGAGCGACCCGCGGGAGAGGAATTCCAGGGGCCACTGGTACGCCTATAGCGAGCGGCTGATCTGCATCTACTGCGGGAAGTCCTTCAACCAGAAGGGCAGCCTTGATCGGCACATGAGGCTGCACATGGGCATCACGCCCTTCGTCTGCAAGTACTGCGGGAAGAAATACACCCGCAAGGATCAGCTCGAGTACCACATCCGCGGCCACACCGACGACAAGCCTTTCCGCTGCGAAGTCTGCGGGAAGTGCTTCCCTTTCCAAGGGACCCTGAACCAGCACTTGCGAAAGAATCACCCAGGCGTGGCCGAAATCCGAAGCCGGGTGGAGTCGCCCGAAAGAACAGAAGTCTATATGGAACAGAGAGACGACGATGCCTCCGCGCCCCAAACTCTAGATTATACCATGGATGTGCACACCCCCGATTAAAACACCCGACGCTGCTTCTTTCTCCACGCGACTCGAGCAAAGCACACGTTCCTTCTTTGTTTCTTCTATCGGTTTCACGAGAGTTATAATTccgattccccccccctcccctaaaTTTTAGCTGTTCTCGCGGGCGTGGTTCCGGAACAAAAGGCTGCCTGTTTTGTTTGCAAAGAAGCTGGGTGAGCTCTATTCCCCATAAAACCATCTAGGGAAATGACGTGCTCACCGACGGTGGGGTTGAGCTTTATTAGCTAAAGATGTGATGACAGCAGAGACAGTGCAGGCCGGCTCACCAACCGACAACTTGCGTTGTGTTGCGGGGAGCCCACGAGCAGGCAGTCGTTCTTGGATGTGAGTCTCGTCGTATTCAATAGGACTTATTTCGATTTGATCAAAGTGGCATAGCTCGAAAGCGATAAATATTCCTCTCGGCtctgcttgttttgttttgtcatacGACAACGTGggctttttctgtttcttttctttgtggAATAACTTTCAATAgctttgaattatatatatattttttaaaaacctgaacaTTTTATAAgagatatatacactgctcaaaagaaatatagggaacactcaaagaacccatcctagatctgaatgaatgaaatattctcattgaatactttgttctgtacaaagttgaatgtgctgataacaaaatgagattgattgtcaatcagtgttgcttcctaagtggacagtttgatttcacagaaatttgatttacttggagttatattgcattgtttaagtgttccctttatttttttgagcagtatgtatatCTTATAAAAGTTacaggggttttttccccttttctggtTGGTGAGGGGGTGAATGTAGAatatcttaaatatattttaaaaggaaccCCATTGATAAGGTTTTCAAACTTTTACAAGTCCTTCAGCCTGGATTTTGTTCAAGAAACATTATTCTTGGTTAGTtggttgatttcttttcctttgcgCAAATATGAAGTCCAGAAGCAAGCAaaatataccttttttttttactataactTTGCTCCACAGCGTATAAAAACCAAATGCCATAAATGTGTTAATTTGGGGCTTTCTTTTGTCTAGAATACAAACTGGACAACTTTGGTGCTGaccttccctttttttaaaaataggaacacAAATATTATATTAGCCAACACAGAATATAGGATTgtggttttttgtattttttactcTCCTCAGAATCTACCTTCATTTCGTACTGTAAAAAGGCAGACCAGGTGAAATCACGTTTTTACATTAATCGCTCTGGATAGTTTAATGGTCAGCTTATCAGTGGATTAAAACAGGATGTTGTGTTTGAATCTACAATATTTCACTGCAGTATTTGTAACGGACCTCTTCAGGTACACCTTACCTTCATACTTAAATGTTTTCAAATGAtacagttgatttttttttaaaaaaaaaaccttcttttgtAATGATACTGTATGGGAAACGATGAGCAATATATCCTACTGTATTAGAGAGGCGTCTTTAAGCTTCTCCATAACAGTTGCTAAAATCAGTATTTTTCACAGAGAGCCAATAACAAATATCCTGTTTTCTCTGCTTTGCAGATGTTTGATAACTTTCAAAAGTGGTgctaactttttcttttccttactgCAGCATAGAAAATGTGAAACCTAAACTGGTAGTGAAACCTTTTCTTACCTTTTCCACGGTTGCTTTCCTGAAACAGACCTCAAAAAGTATAAGCTGGCAAACttgactgtatttttaaaaaagaattctacACAGTAGGCGAAACGACGGCTTTTGTTCAATCGTTTTGAAGCAGGTTACTTTGACGTTTGGTGGAATGGGGCAGTGTGGCAGATGCTgccaaagtccctgatgaagacaattcaaaggggctaagagcgttgtatgctatactgcaacagggCAGTGTTTTGAGCTGTGTTTTTTTGCTTTCGCGGGAAATTTGAGCGGCTGTATCAATTTTCTGATATGGAAGCGCGGGCAGTAGGGTTGACTAGGTTGAGCAGAACAAAAGATTGGTGGTGCTTGGTTTGAAAGGTGCTCGGGACTCCAGTGTCTACTGGAGCttctcatggttgtcccaaatgtgctttttcaagaggccactGGAGTTTCAGAAAATCTAGTTgtttcttgaaaaaagcacctttgggactcacAACTTCTGTCTTCTCTTTCTATGTGCCTGTATGTGCATGGCAGCACAGCCACTCTATTCCTAATTAAATGAAACTATGGTTTCTCCAATGTATGCTTCCTGAACAGGGGGGACAGATGGATGTCCTGCCTCTGTACCTCGATGCCAAACCTGGAGGATGCGTGACCACTTCGCCGATTTTAAGGGTTTTTATCTCGTAGTGCATTGCTGGCATTTCAATCTGAGCCTTCGCTTTTAATTCCAGGGTAGCTTCTCACAACTGTGACATTTTTTTTGAAGGCCTGTCTTTTCTCAATGATCCGCCGTCGAGATTCTCCATTCCGCTGGGGCGACCTGCCAGAAAGAGATACGTGAATATCTGCCATAGGTTTTAAACACTGAAAGCACAGCTGGGCTATAATGCGGAGGAACGCTAAGACAGGGCAGCTCCCAAAATTTACCTGTTGGAGGGAGTGCAGGTGACCTCTACCACGGTAGCGGATAACCTTTTCTGGACCGAGTGCCCAAATTCACGCAAATGTAGGCACGTGAATGTGCATGGGCACGCCTGAACCCCCAAAAGTCAATGCACGCATGACTCCCGTGACACCCTGCATGTGCCGTAGGGAGTTGAAGAGCAGCTGGCTGGCAGAAGGCACATACATTTGTGTGGTGAAGcacatgtatatacagtggtacctctacataagaacttaattctttccatgaccaggttgttaagtagaaaagtttgtaagtagaagcaatttttcccataggaatcagtgtaaaagcagataatgcctgccacccactaggaaagaaataaaagctcggaatttgagtgggaggaggagggggacagtcgctgccgaaggaagaaggtgagctgaggggaatttttaaaaatccaaaattttaaggctttaaaaaaaaagagggactctgaggcggcaaggaggagcacgcgcctcccatacacccggcgcaaggcttcCTCCCAtaaactgcaccagagagagaaacccaagtgggcccagaggggggaaccttccactcctttgaccgaaaggcggctgctgctgctgctacctgcttcctcttctttcccatgctgaagggctgccctctcctctcacttgctcATTTtatagccagcacctttccttcattgtagtgactccttggtttggctgaagccgagttgatccatctggggcaaagcgcccccttttgcctttctgcacccagatgctCAGGGAGGgaacctcacgccgggtgtatgggaggcagtgcgagggagtcaccacagcgaagtggtttattccctctccaagcccccagaaaaaggaaaacgctccattcgctctgggctgcccagagtgaagggagcgtttcttttccctgggcgctggcagagatttattccctctccaagcgcccagaaaaaggaaaacgctccattcgctctgggctgcccagagtgaagggagcatttcttttctctgggcgctggcagagatttattccctctccaagcgcccagaaaaaggaaaacgctccattcgctctgggctgcccagagtgaagggggcatttcttttctctgggcgctggcagagatttattccctctccaagcgcccagaaaaaggaaaacgctccattcgctctgggctgcccagagtgaagggagcatttcttttctctgggcgctggcagagatttattccctctccaagcgcccagaaaaaggaaaacgctccattcgctctggactgccaaagcctccttaaccaCCACGGAAAGGGCCTAAGTATCCTCTTAACGCTTCTTAAAATGTGAGCTTTTCACCTTTTCTTCTGAACAacaaaaaccttttttaaaattgctttgccAAGCTTTTCTGAACAAAAGTCCAGCTGTGTCAATTTAATCCTGACCTTCTACGGCAAACCTGCTGCTGCGGTGTCTTTTAAATCAGTTGGCTTTACTCCATGGTAGTCGGGattaagggaggaaaaaagaggacgGTTAATTTTCTGTTCTGTGACCTTAGCCCTCTCTCGGTCCTTCCGAGATATAAAatactgttttgtttgtttatttattatttttaagctgTAAACTTGAGCTGGTTTGAGTTTACCAAAGAGAGACTTATCCAAAAGGCTACCTTGTTTTTAATTATGCAGATTTCGTAACCAGGGCGTAGTTAGTGTCGACCCGCCTAAGCGTTCATCCATTCGATGACAGCCTTCTGTTAAAAAGGTTTTTAAGTTCCTTCGTATGTTGAATTGTGTGGataggtttgttttcctcttTCAACTGCCTGCTAGGGTTAAAAACGATCAAGCCATaatatagtactgtatatatCAGAGAGCTTCGTAGGAAATGGCAACTATAGGAAGCCAAGTTAAACCAACATGTGTGCCGTTCTGGCCACCgaacctcaagaaggatagaatgaaactggaaaaggtgcaaaaaagggcaacaagaacgatca
Coding sequences within:
- the ZBTB34 gene encoding zinc finger and BTB domain-containing protein 34, producing the protein MDSSSFIQFDVPEYSSSVLSQLNELRLQGKLCDLVVHIQGQPFRAHKAVLAASSPYFRDHSALNTMSGLSISVIKNPNVFEQLLSFCYTGRMSLQLKDVVSFLTAASFLQMQCVIDKCTQILESIHSKISVGEVDAVTIGSEDPLENHNGMKESGYFANPIEISPPPYCAQGRPSASGNDLRMETTPSNALRGRLQEEGHSDRGSSGSVSEYEIQVEGDHEQAELIIRESQAAEMKVKMEKSDRPSCSDSSSLGDDGYHTEMVDGEQVVAVNVGSFGSVLQNAFTYSQGASQSANASESFGSLRSSGNSRSMLGSYRGRGRQKRVSASHVHSDVSSLASGADGEPSARQLGYESDPRERNSRGHWYAYSERLICIYCGKSFNQKGSLDRHMRLHMGITPFVCKYCGKKYTRKDQLEYHIRGHTDDKPFRCEVCGKCFPFQGTLNQHLRKNHPGVAEIRSRVESPERTEVYMEQRDDDASAPQTLDYTMDVHTPD